AAAGATTTCCTATTAGGATACTTTTTTGACAACATGTCAACCCGTCGCGCCGAGACACCTCGTCAAGCGGATTGGACGTTCGCTACCCCCTCACCGCGATTCCCGGATGCGAACGTCACATCCAAAGCGCCACCGGAAACAACAATTTGCCGATGGTCCTTTGCTTCCAACATTCGCAAAAGGAGCCTGCCGTGGCGGGATACGAATGTTAGAATCGAACCACTGGATCGTTTTGGCGGGTTTGGCCGCCACTATGCCCGTCGGCCAACTCGCCTTCGCCGCTCCAGGGATATTCGATGATCCGCGCGGTTTCTCTGGCGATCTCGGCGCCACGCAGCCTTGCCAGCAAGTGCAGCGTCGTATCCACCGCAAGCACCACCCCGCCGCCCGTTACGACCGCCCCGGAATCGATGAAGCGCGCTTCGACGCCGGTCACGCGGGGGTAGCGCTTTTCCATGAGCGAGAGCGGGGTTTCGACGCCCCTCGGCGCGTAGCGTCGTGTGGTTGCGGTCTTACCATCCAGCAGCCCGGCGCCCGCAACGATCAACGCTCCCGTGCAGACTGAAGCGACGATGGCCTTGCGTCCGAAGCCGCGGATGAATTCCAGGGTTGCGGCGTCCTCGCACAGTTCGGGCCACGTCGCACCGCCCAGGATCATCAGCACGTCGCCTTCGGGACAATTCGTCACACCGTAGGGCGCGATGATTTCCAGCCCGCTGGCGAGCCGGACCGGCCCCGGTTTGGCGGCCACGAGCACCATTTCGATTCCGGGATCGAGGCGCTTTGCCATTGAAAGGACGCCAAATGTCGCGCCGACGTCGATCGGCTCGACGCCATCATAGGCGTGGATCACAAAGGTCGTATTCGGCATGCCCGGCTCCCTACCTCCGAAAGAAACTTTCGTGGAAATTGTATCTTATTAGTAAACTTAGTTGACAACGTTCTGTCAACTGACGATGCTGGGGGCTGAACGCGGGAAAACATATCCCGCCGCATCAGCCAGGGAGGAAGAGATGTCCGCAACAGAGG
This genomic interval from Bradyrhizobium sp. NP1 contains the following:
- a CDS encoding DJ-1/PfpI family protein, with product MIHAYDGVEPIDVGATFGVLSMAKRLDPGIEMVLVAAKPGPVRLASGLEIIAPYGVTNCPEGDVLMILGGATWPELCEDAATLEFIRGFGRKAIVASVCTGALIVAGAGLLDGKTATTRRYAPRGVETPLSLMEKRYPRVTGVEARFIDSGAVVTGGGVVLAVDTTLHLLARLRGAEIARETARIIEYPWSGEGELADGHSGGQTRQNDPVVRF